GCTGTAAATCTTATATAAATAATTTGTAAAGTTTCAATTCAAACTCTGATTTAAGTTTGGTTATATTCACACTCTATCTGTATTTATTCTTATCCGTGTCTATATATATTATAGTTATCGATTTAATCGTGCTTTGCACTAGTTGAGTTAATTATGACATTCAAGTGTATTGGTAATTGTAGCTTCATATATCTATATAATTTCTATATATTGACACTATAAatattgaaattgttgaattaatTAAACAGTCTATGCAAGAAATAATTATTGCAACCTCACTCATACAAACCGCTAAAGACAATTTGATTACAAAACAAATTGCACTAACAAATGTTTCTTTTAATGAGTAGATTCATGCAATGTAAAACGCATCATTAATATATAATCGTTGTAGTCCAAGTAAATTTAGCTAATACAATAAAATTAAGGGTTTTTTTGGATGAGCATTTACCTCTGATGTagtgtatttaaatttttttttttatttcacactataatatttaatttcaccgTCACCGTTATTTTTATACTAACAGCAGATAAACGTACTGCCCATATAAAAATACCCTACCAAATTAAGTTGTTTTACTCGATATAAGACACTATTACGGGATAAATAAATAGTCTTATTTCATTAGTAATGTATGATACATTTAAATTTATTACAATTGAATACAActattgaaaatttgatttgacCATGTTCTTTTTTTATGGGTTCatacttgaaaaataaaaaattataaagctGCGCAAGATAAAAAGCATGGGAACTAGAAAGCAAGCAAATGTCAAACTTTGAACGTCCCTCACTTTATGCATTAGCAAATTCAACTatgacattttattttattattttaaaaagttttaaCCTATTGATTTTGAATCTAGATTAAAGACTAGCATTTaattaaacatatttttattaattacctactgagtttaatatttatttaatattttatttccttttaatgtAACTGAGATAGATTCAACCATTTTGATTCATCGAATTTACTGAAATTTTCACCAATTTAAATATGTACCTATATTATAATCTTAATATCCTAATAGAAAATCAAAACCttgaatatttaaaaaaaacagaAAGTCAATGCCAATTTTTTTAatgttgaatttatttttaaaatcattgaatatttttcaaaatcagaaaGTCAATGCCAAAATttttcaatgttgaatttatttaGCTATTATCAAACTGTCCATTCTTTGCGGCCCTAAGTTATCCAAATTCAATAGTAtaaacatttttcataatttaaacATTAATTGAAGATTTGAGATCAACTTAAATTATTTATGATTATATCAGTGACTTCATCGATtttagtttatatattttaaaataatccaAACTTTTATATGCATATTCGAATGTGTACCATAAAATttatttgaaatgaaaatttcaaatttcgAGTCTATGCTTATTTGTTGGAGGAAAGTGTGGTGATGTGAAATTTTATGTTTAGAAAAAGTTTTGACTAAAAAAAGATTTGGTGCATTGTCACGAACTATTTTCACTATTTAGGTATTCATTTGTGACAAATATGTAAGTTGTCGGCATAATGAAGAAGCTTAATAACAACAACAACTATAATACATGATCAACTAGCATAATGTCTTTTACATGCAAGGAAAATACTTTTGAGAGGTTGTCTGTAATAATGAAGTGATGCAAATAGAAGTCAAGGATGCAAGTGATActctaagaaaataaaaaataaaagctaGTAAGGCAATGTCCGTCTTAAAGATAACCGTCGAGGAGGATGTGTTAGAACATATTTGTGATGTCAAAATCCAGAACAAGCTTGGGATATGCTCTCCAAGTTGTTTTCTAAAAAGAATGATATGAAGCTCAAACTTCTAGAAAGTGAATTGTTGTTAGTGGCACAAGGAAATATGTTAATAACACAATATTTTTACAAAGTAAAAATGTTATGTCGAGAGACATTCTGAGTTGGATCCTAAAGCTTCTATCGATGATACTAGGATGAAATGGATCATCATCAATGTGTTGAAGTCAGAATATAGGAGTTTTTTTTCTACTATACAATGATGGCAAAATCAACTATCACTTgtcgaatttgaaaatttgttAGTTTGTCAAGAAGCATTAACTAAACAAATGGGAGAAGTCTCACTAAAGAATGAAGAAGAGACACTCTATATGCTAATAGAGGCGAAATGAGATTCAAGCAACACGACAATGGCGAGTCCAAGAAAAATGATGACAAATCTAAAGGTCATTAAGGCGAAAGGAGCATTTGTGAAGGGGGAGGTTCCAATAACCACGTTAACAACAAAAAATTCGAAGGAAAGTGTTATAATAGTGGGAAAAAAAAGCCACATGGCAAGAGCTTGTTGGTCAAAGAAAAAACCCATTAAAAGCAACATGTATATACATGGGAAAACGacatatttaaaacacaaatgtcagttttaaaataacatataataaataataaaatatatgatttgaaactaattaataaataatgaaatgtacaGTTTATCGGGTATTGTCATCAATATTATCAATATATACAATTGatgaatgtaataaaatatatatattaaaataaagcttTGGTTTTAATGATAAAGTTAATGCATGTTCTATTAATGTAAATAATATAGGTTCAAAATTGACTATATGCAATTTTTTATTgacttttaaaaaatattaaaatacccttgaataatataatttatttttatttaggataaaatttttgtaattttcttaACGAGTTAATACTGTTGACTCCTAACAACAATtcaataaaaacttaaataataatatagattaGATATACCCATATtaaacatatattcatatataaaaaatcacactcaattttgaatgatgtaaGCTTAATTCATAGGAGCACTTGAATGATGTTAGCCTAAGTGAGAAGTGAATAGCTGATTGAGTTTTAACTCGATTAGTGTTGGTATTGTTGTTAGTATAGGAAGACGTGGGTTCGAGTGCGCTATAAcgcattatccttctatttaaaggttgagggtttataaatatttctaaatattgtataataaaaaacaaatataataaaaatctatAATGAAGCAATTGAGTGCtgacttttttattatttaatttattgggattgaaaatttcttaaatgttggtacatatgtaaataaatgCATACGAAGAAAGCAGATGGAGCGACCATAAAATCATGTTTTATTGGCTAAAATATAAAACTTTGTAAGACAAAGACAAGGTAGGAAGTGACGAGCAAGCAAATGTCAAACTTAGAACCTCCCTCACTACAAGCATAGGTAAACATGAAGAAAAGTCCAATGGCAAAAGATAGTTTTATCATTATTAAATTATAAGAGAAGGGTGTAGCCCTAATTAGTGCGATTTAAACTGAGGTCGTATATGCGGCGATGAATACCTTAACTATCACGTTAATAAATAATGTTTAGATTTAATAATCTTTAAAtataagaaataaatatattCATGTGTAGATATTGACATCATTATGATCTagcaaatttttcatgaaatttgcaCCACACATTTATAAAAAttggtaaaaaaattatataaaaatttatttatgaaaattaataattttgtttatataaaatttatttatgaaaattaaattttaaaatcatattgAAAATGTCATCTTAAATTGACTCATAAATCCGGCaacaatatttaattaattattattattattttggctttattaggGAAAATTTATTTGCAAATGGTGACAGTGAAATGCAGTCGATGATACGTCAGATGATTATAAAAGGAAGACGACATTTTATCGGAAAATTTTTTATAAAGAAtaacttatatattatttataatatagATCCCATCTGGATATTATTGTATTGAATTTACAAATGacaatgaaattattaaaattagaaattttatcgaatgCGCATATGCATAAGAGAATtatgtatttaaaatataaaattagtttaaaaataatatttaataattaatgaaatatagtgttagaaattaattaataataatgtattaaatatatatgatattagaatgaaaaataataaattaaattgtgagtataatgaaatttaaacatgcaaatacatattaagaatactaaatgtactaattatcaatatatacaattaatgagagtaataaaatatgcataatacaattaaaatgtaaatattatattaaaaaaatttgggTAAGTGGTAAAGTTAATATTTTATTGATACTGAATAACACAATTTCAAATCTAATCAcatgtaattttttaaataaaatattgaagtactatcaaataatataacatattttaattatggaatgatattttgtgatttttctaaTTGAGGAGTTGGTGCCGGGTTGATTTGCGATACAAACTCAAACATGggcttaaataataatatagatatttttgctttcaaaaaaaaaattgcatttaTTAAATGTTATTGGTTTAATAGTGAGAAAAAAATGTTTCACTTACAAAAATGAAGCACATTTTATGGCCAGTCATTTATCTTTTTAGAGAGTACCTGCGACTAGAGAATTAATCACTATTATCGGAACGGGCCGGCGAGGTCACTTTCTTATCCGAAAAGGAATGCCACTAGTTCCACTATCAGCTTGCTTCTCCTAATGCCAACACCAATCTAGTGAATTTTCAAATATTAATTTGATGATATAATTGTAattgaatttataatttttaattatgctGATTagcttttaaaaaaatcaaacccTAAAATAATAATCACATGCATGCATAAAACAATGCCATCAAGTAATAATCCTTGTATAAAGATGATTATGACAAACTAATAGTGCATACAATACAACATGATACTAAAGGTTAAAAGGTTATATGCATCTAAATCAACttaatacaatatatatatatatatatatatatatatatatatatgtatgcatgtataaCAAATCACATATGTAGTGGGTAATATATAGATATTTTAAAGCGATTATAACATAGTGAAATGTTAGGTCTGCTAATTTATATCTTGTTCCTATCTGAAATCTGGGCCTCTAATGGCGTTTTCATCACAACAGTGAACTCTTGTTTCTCTTCCAAGCTAATGGAATCTCCATCCATGGCTTTCCATTCATATTTCCATATCATGTTCCCCACAAAATACTCCAAATGAAGAAGAGCTAACCCAAGTGCAGGACAAATCCTTCTTCCCACACCAAACGGCATCATTTTAATCTCTCTACTCCCTGTTAAATCAAACACTTCGCCATTAAAATCATCGGTTTTCAAGAACCTTTCGGGCTTAAACGCCATCGGATCTTCCCAAACTTTCGGATCCCACCCCATATCCGCCACCATGAAATTGATCGTCCCGTTTTTCGGCACCCAAAAACCACCCAACACGGTGTCTTCCGTCGTACGATGGGGTAACACGAAGTGGCCTGGCGGGTGACGTCTCAGGCCTTCCAATATCACTGCTTTTAAATACGGTATCTTCTGCAAATCATCTTCTTTGATTTCTTCATCATCATTATCTCCCATTACGCTTTTGATTTCGAGCCATAATTTGTTTTGAATTTTAGGGTATTTCACCAAATTCGCCATTATCCATTGTAGAGCTGTAGTGGTTGTATCGGTGCCGGCGTTAAGAAACTCAGAGGTTAATGTCACGATTTCTTCTTCATTGAATTTCCTTTTCTCCAATGGCAGCTCTAAGTCCAATAAAGTATCGACGTAAGCCAACACATAATCATCAGTTTCCTTGCTTTTCGATTCATCTTTAGCTTTTCTTCTTGCTCTTATCAATGGAAGCAGTGCATTTTCTCGATCTTTACGTAACTGGAAGAGCTTCCGCCATTGATGTCGAAACAAAACCTTGGTAACACTTGGACAAACATTAAGTATATTGAACTGATCAGAACTCAAAAGAATCTTTCGAGTGACAACTTCGATCTTTTCGATTTGTTGTTGGCTAAGCTTGTCACCGAAGCACATCAAAACCAGTAAACAAAACATGGCATGTCGGAAATGAGACAAAACCTCAACTGGTTCTCCGGTTTTTGACTTtttcattaaattattcaaaagaaTGTCCAAAACCCATTTACGTGCATGGGAATAGGATTTTATACGCAAAGGATGGAGGATTTCCGACGTGAGGTTCCGGCGCAAAAGCCGCCATGTGGGGCCGTAAGTGCCGGAACTGATGTTACGTTGGTGGCAAGTCATGAACTCGTTGGTGGGAAGGGCTTTGGGGCGGTCTGAAAAGATGGAACCGTTTTGAACAAGAGCTTGGTGAGCAAGGGTACGGTCGAAGACGAAAATGGAGGGACGAGGACCGATGTGGAGAGTGACCATTGGACCGAGTTTAGAGCTGAGGGTATGGAGCATGGGTTCGATTTCGAAGAAGGATTTGGTGAGCCATATGAGGTTGCCGATGATGGGGAAAGTGGAAGGGCCTGGAGGAAGAGTTTTGGGAGGCTTTTTAGAAGGGGAATTGAGGTTGATGAAAGGTTTGAGCAGAGCAACAATGGCGGCTGCGAGGAGGATAAGGAACCAGGTTCCCATTGTTTCTGTACGTGGATAAAAATGTTAAGAGGAAAGATGATGTGAAGAATAAAAACTTGGGTTTTCAATTTATAAAGAGCTGGCTTGGCtgtgtttttctttgttttattattatttttattaatagaggaggatttataaataaatattaataattgtatttaaatataattaaatattaaatattatttaattatatttaaataaaattattattatctatttatattttttttatattttttatttaatttaatgatgaagtattatgttattatttttaataatacattagatatatatatataagtattattttattaaaaaattaatgttacttttatttaaattaactagttaacaaataaattaaaaatttaatacttttaaatattttacaaagagatcatattaaaaatgattttatttataattaagtcACTTTAagatacataataaataaaaataaattcttaTAGATTGTTCTACAAAAATTCTGTCATTTAACATTATAAAAGGAATAATTAAGAGAtgggaaaattaaaatttaaaaagaaaatttcattgagaaagaataaaatcgaagaaataaaaaaaaaactctggGATGGTTATGAAAACTTAAAAAgctttataataaatttaaaactcTCAAAGAATTACTTTAATTTTAGAATCTATCTAAAATTAACTCTTAAATCCAttgataattaaatatatatgaaaaattattTCATGTGAagttagaattttattttatatagggTTGCACATATATTAACAAATGACCCATCACTTTATTTCAAAAATTACCTCATTTATATACACACAGTAActcaaatatttataaataaagttatcatatattatttattattatttgaaaaaaaGTATCCAACTTTTAATGTTCACAATTATAGGATTTTGAATGTGAAacgatttaaatattaatttatcaaaaatttaaaaataaaataagattgaTTTGATTATGAAATGATAAAAGTAGCCGAAtggtttattttttatataatcatCTAGAACCATTTTTTATTTGAACACCGAAGGAATCAACTTGTTATGGTGAAAACTAAAGCCCGGCATCTAACATTTAGCATAAATTTCTGTTCATATTTTGGATTAAGTCAACAAatcttaaattttgttattattagaATTTGAAATATGAAGACTAAATATCCAACCACCATGAAAGCTTTCTTGGAGTGTGCCAAGAATAAAGCTTCTCCATTAACAATTATTATTAGAGAATTGTATTATCCCCATCCTTAATTCTATCCCAGTACTAAGTACAAATGATCATTCTATTTGTTAGACTTAAACCTACTTAACATTAGatacaaaaaaggaaaaaagattaCAAAAACACGATAAGAATATATTAACGTGTCAAAATTTATATAACAACGTAATACAGTTTTGGATAGCTTTTTAGTTGGCAGAGTATCCGGCTGCAAACCGGATTCAGATCCGGGCAAAAAGGATATATGATCATGCAACCAGGTCGTGTTTGTATCATTCCAGCTTGTGGCAGTGTCTTCAACTTATGATCCAAAAACCAACTCTTTCAAAGTTCTTATTGGCGAATCGTATTCATGCACAACGGTGTCTCTCCAGAGTGTTATTCCTGTTGGTAGGGGGAGATTAATTAGATACATCTCAAAATTCTAAGGCAAAAAACACATTAAATTTGTTTTCACTTCTCTATGTCTCTGGTTGATAAGAGTAAAGGACATAGGATAGTTTAATAGTGGTGGATAAACAACCTAGCCATGAAATTAAACCGACTGTTGCTGCAATGAAGAATTCCCGGCCGATAGAGTTGAAGCTGGAATGGTAGAAAATGATTGAGACACTTCTCATGATATGCAACAGGTAATAAAAATTAACCTGTATGATAAAACGCACGGCCCTTACATGTATAAGCATACAATATTCGCGTAACCATAAGAGACTGTCCCCCAAGTAGAACCAGTGAACCTGGAAAGTCAGTAGAATCAACAATAATAAGGATAGACGATGTAAGGACAATCAGAACTCAAAAGTGGTCAAGTCTGACGTCACTTAACATTCAGTAACAATAATAAGGATAGCCGATGTAATGACAATCAGAACTCAAAAGTGGTCGAGTCTGACGTCACTTAACATTCAGTCTGCTTGGTTTTACTAACGTGTGCAAGTAGCTGGAATCATTTataaaaaacaaaacaataaaTACGATTTAATGAGTAATTACCACATAAAATCACGAATGAATAGTGCACGGGGGATCATAAGTCCATTTCCAGTCATAGCAAGCAACATTGAAATCGCTGATAGGCCTTTAATATTATCAGGATTCAGAAAATTTGTCCACTGAAAAGGAAGCACAAATCTTAATCAGGTACGCATTCGAATCAACCAAAATTAATTGATCATAGCCTTAGATACAAAATATTAAACATGAATTACCATTTGTGAAACTGGCATCCACATGAAAAGAAGAGTTGCTGTCCATCCAGAAATAGCTCCCACGAATTTCACACCTTTCTCTGAAAGTTTGCCTGTATGTGCCTGCAAATCTTGGCAAGTGCAAGTTTAAAAGGGTGCAATTGTACTGCCTATGTTTAATAGTCGTTTCTAAAACAACCGAAATAGAAAGAACAAGGAGTCTCATTGCTTGCCAATTCTTCCtgataaaaggaaaaagtttAAGCTCATTGCTAGAAACAGAAAATTTAACATATCATATAGTAGCAGATAGATCTTACCATAGTTACAGCTGCTACAGCTAGAATAAATGCTATTGCCCCCGGCAAGATGCTATTGGGTATGTATGGGACAAATGTAGACCACATTATCTGTACTCAAATTGGTACAAAAGATGGTGAgacttgaaatatatatatacacacatagatTTTGATGATCTGTAAATATATCATATTCAAGTTTGTGTGTGCACAGGGACTTTTAAGTGCAAGCAGAGAACAGCGGGAAAAGAGCTAACCTGGGGAAGCACAGAAAGTCCACCAACAGTAATAAAATCTTCCCAAATTTGCCAGATTCTTCTGTTGAGTATGTTGTagtaattcaacaaatttaaaatGAGTCCAGAACCCACAACAACCGAAGTGGCCGCAAAGTGAGGGAGAGGCATAGCTTCTGCCATCGTAAGCTGACTAATCACCACATATGTTGATAGCACTCCTAGTGTTTGCACCACAGCAGCctccttttcctttttcttggCAAAGTAAGAAAGCAATGAAAGGTTTCCAAGTAAACCAGTCAACATTCCCTGCATGTACAACATCCCCTTCCTTAGGTTCCTAGAAACATCTTCATTTGGTCCATTGCACAAATTCAAGAAATACATCAAAACTTAAGTTTATAAAAGCTCCGTAAAGTAAAGGGCATAACAACTGCTCAGAAGAGATTAAACTTGTCATAAATAGACGTTCTTGAAAGGTTTTTGCAGCTGACTATAAGCGGGGAAAACTGTACTCAGGACTCCACAAAAAAACCTATGCAACTCTGTATCTATTTTCTATTTACATATATTTCACACTAAACCACAAAATATGTTGAATTCATCATTCCATTGCTCTCGGTGAAAGGAATTGAAGTTCATGGGCTCGTGTGGGTATTTTCGAAACAGAGAAGGCAATGATATTTAGTTTATTGCTCCTACTATAATTGATAAAAGGCCAGAAGTCCTCTTTAATAATTCATGTGTTCTTTAACCCTTAACTTTTGGCTTCAAGATATCATAAAAAAGTACCAGGAAAACAATAATACATAAACAGAAGAACATAAATCTCAAGTAAACCAGAAAAAATCTAACTGCAATTCTAGATTACCAGCCATGGTACTGCCAAAAGGGCAGTCTTATTTCCTGCCAGAAGATTGCGTGCGTTGAGGATGATCTGAGGCAATTGAAGCAATAAAAATGGTATATTTGCAGCTCCTGAAAACGTTGATGTCAATGAATCCCATTGCTCATAGCTCCTTTTACTCTTAAAATCTACTGATCCCTTTCAAATTCCACAACAaacacaagaaaaaaaaaaaggatgaatGCATTTTAACATGCACAAATTCAAATAGGTTAAGTTAATCTTTAAATCCCAAATCccttccatttgtttctatagattTACCTAAGCCTAGAATGCGTGAAATTGCAAACCAATCGATCACGTAGGGTCTTTGAAGGACTATTTTCTCTTttaagaaacagaagaaaaatcATATTAAAAAGTAATCGATCTTTTTAACTTGTGGACAGTGAAAATTGAAGAACTGAAACACCACCTTAACAATTAATCTGTTATTTTCTCAAAGATATCTGGCTTCAATTGAATTCCTTATTCGATTGCTCAAAATAGTGAtcacaaatgaataaataaatagagAAGGATAAAAAAATGATTATCAATGAACTGTCACTGTCAATAACTGCAACTGTTTAATTATTTTCTGGAATTGAATTTCAGAAGAGTTCGTAATCTACCTTGTGAAGCGGGTGAGGAACGTCTGAATCGAGAGCACGAATCGTGCTGACTCGGTGGTGGATCGAGTGGAAGGAGTATTGACCCAGAGACGACAAATTCAACTTGTTCTTACCGGAAGAGAAGCACTTAGAAGGCAGTAAACGTGAAGAGAAAGCGGAGTTTCGAGAAAGCAAGGAAGAGTGATCATAATTGGCAGCAATGGAGGCTATAGGCAAACTCAATGAATCAGCCATTGAACCGTTCGATACCAAAAAATATCTGTTATTGAGTTTGAGAGGGTGAGTGAAAAGACAAAGAGGGAAGTGAGCTCTGGTGGGATGATTGATATGGCAGTCTACGGAGTCTAGATGTGACACGTGGAAAGTTATAGTagcatattattttatttaattttcgagATCGGAGTAGAGGTATAATCGACACAAGTTGAGTTTGAATATTTCTAAATTCGAGCTGGATTCGAGCTGGATTCGAGCTTTGAAGTTCGATATTTTTTAAACCCTCGAGTATTTAGAGcttatttgaaaataaattaataatataaaagttTGAATTTAGTTCAATCAATAGTTTAAACTcggattttataaaatttaaatttaaattttttccaaTTAAAAACTTGAATAAGTTACAAGTATGAGTTCCTCGTTTGCCTTGTTTATCATTTGCTTTGTTTTGCTGAACTACTTTGCTAATTATAcaatttcatattttagcttatctaattaaatattaacaaaatttcaaagcaGTTAAAAGCTTGATAAAAATGTCTCAACTACGAGCAGCAGCAGGCTAAGTTGCTCCACAAATTCGGGGAGGACCAAGTAGTACAGAAGGTTGCAGGGCAGATCTTGGTGCCACAACTGAATGATTTCACCAAGGCTCAAAGCAGGCTGCGGATGAGGTATGACACTTTAATTGCCCAGCTCTGTGCTCGACTAGCCAGTACCGAGGGCGATAAGGAGAATGAGTTGCCTTGCGGGATAAGTACCGTCCAGCATCTTTATTCCAAGAGCCAAGAGATGAGCTTAATCTTCAGTGCTACGTCATGTATGAAGTCGAAGGTATAAGAACTGACAAGGTTGTGGTGCCTAGAGGTGATGCTAGGTATGCAGAGGCGTTTAAACTTTATGGTGGCATGGTTATGGAGACCAGGATGGGCATGTTCGCCAGTGAGCAAAGGAACAAGAAGCAACTATTGGAGTGCATGAGGAGGAAGATGTCCAGTTGGAAAGCCTGCGCCGGTTAGAAGACGGTCAGAAATTTCGGAGTATCCTGGCTTTAGCAGGTGGAGTTGAGGCTCTACCAGCTGCTGCTTCGAAGCGAGCTGCAACCTAGCTAAAGGCAAAGAGTAAACCAGCCAGTGCCACCCAAGAGAACGGTGgtaaattctattattttaagTAAAATATTCGCTGAAACTTATCTTTCAACAAGTTTCAactttattatttgatataaatGTAATGAATCTTGTATTGTCATCGTTGTTTCAATTTTCACTGGAATTCTAGATTTGTGTTATGTCGTGCATGTAGGTTTTTTGGGCAACGTGGGAGTTGCCTTAGTGGCTTTAGTGGTTGACATTGTGAACACCATTTTGAAATATTCACTAaaacatgaaaccattttctatattttcatttACGTACTCCTAACCTTTAATTATAGTCATGAAATTAGGAGAAAAC
Above is a genomic segment from Gossypium arboreum isolate Shixiya-1 chromosome 8, ASM2569848v2, whole genome shotgun sequence containing:
- the LOC108484493 gene encoding maltose excess protein 1, chloroplastic-like, with protein sequence MADSLSLPIASIAANYDHSSLLSRNSAFSSRLLPSKCFSSGKNKLNLSSLGQYSFHSIHHRVSTIRALDSDVPHPLHKGSVDFKSKRSYEQWDSLTSTFSGAANIPFLLLQLPQIILNARNLLAGNKTALLAVPWLGMLTGLLGNLSLLSYFAKKKEKEAAVVQTLGVLSTYVVISQLTMAEAMPLPHFAATSVVVGSGLILNLLNYYNILNRRIWQIWEDFITVGGLSVLPQIMWSTFVPYIPNSILPGAIAFILAVAAVTMAHTGKLSEKGVKFVGAISGWTATLLFMWMPVSQMWTNFLNPDNIKGLSAISMLLAMTGNGLMIPRALFIRDFMWFTGSTWGTVSYGYANIVCLYIFNSIGREFFIAATVGLISWLGITLWRDTVVHEYDSPIRTLKELVFGS
- the LOC108485692 gene encoding cytochrome P450 89A2-like, translated to MGTWFLILLAAAIVALLKPFINLNSPSKKPPKTLPPGPSTFPIIGNLIWLTKSFFEIEPMLHTLSSKLGPMVTLHIGPRPSIFVFDRTLAHQALVQNGSIFSDRPKALPTNEFMTCHQRNISSGTYGPTWRLLRRNLTSEILHPLRIKSYSHARKWVLDILLNNLMKKSKTGEPVEVLSHFRHAMFCLLVLMCFGDKLSQQQIEKIEVVTRKILLSSDQFNILNVCPSVTKVLFRHQWRKLFQLRKDRENALLPLIRARRKAKDESKSKETDDYVLAYVDTLLDLELPLEKRKFNEEEIVTLTSEFLNAGTDTTTTALQWIMANLVKYPKIQNKLWLEIKSVMGDNDDEEIKEDDLQKIPYLKAVILEGLRRHPPGHFVLPHRTTEDTVLGGFWVPKNGTINFMVADMGWDPKVWEDPMAFKPERFLKTDDFNGEVFDLTGSREIKMMPFGVGRRICPALGLALLHLEYFVGNMIWKYEWKAMDGDSISLEEKQEFTVVMKTPLEAQISDRNKI